The Setaria viridis chromosome 6, Setaria_viridis_v4.0, whole genome shotgun sequence genome contains a region encoding:
- the LOC117861457 gene encoding uncharacterized protein isoform X2: MYSLIAAASTAHDHQRASKPRAARAQQQPRSETMAPTPVALVHVESPQTAVPTRAVEPGRTRRIAVAAPPLPAAALQRRTRVVLYYRTGGGVDGGGAPAPARLWEEVCWAKESLSEALADHPEMAGRLRRREDGSWEVKLNDAGMRFAQATAEATLGEFLAAVRDDKDRARSWEAALAPWADVNAEDPDMCALFYMQTLFIPDLPFLFQSKDQQDVGDDAGVAALQQARWRVEHRDVRLPPVPHAGVLLAHLDGVALPHPAASSPTRAPRRRPRPPPAPHAGVLLPTSTASRSSTPAASPPTQAAPLPPRQRPRPPPAPHAGVILPNSTASPLLRPTTGRLVVVDLSVAIGTSWCCNSYFWMLQW; the protein is encoded by the exons ATGTACTCTTTAATTGCAGCAGCCTCCACGGCCCACGACCACCAGCGAGCGAGCAAGCCAAGAGCAGCgcgcgcgcagcagcagccgagAAGCGAAACCATGGCCCCTACGCCGGTGGCGCTCGTCCACGTCGAGTCTCCGCAGACCGCCGTGCCAACGCGAGCGGTGGAGCCCGGTCGGACGCGGCGCATCGCCGTGGCCGCGCCCCCGCTCCCCGCGGCCGCGCTGCAGCGGCGCACCCGCGTGGTGCTCTACTACCgcaccggcggtggcgtggacggaggcggcgccccggcgccggcgcgtctGTGGGAGGAGGTATGCTGGGCGAAGGAGTCGCTGAGCGAGGCCCTTGCCGACCACCCGGAGATGGCcggccggctccggcgccgcgaGGACGGGTCATGGGAGGTGAAGCTCAACGACGCCGGCATGAGGTTCGCGCAGGCCACGGCGGAGGCGACCCTCGGCGAGTTCCTGGCGGCGGTCCGGGACGACAAGGACCGGGCGCGCAGCTGGGAGGCCGCGCTGGCGCCGTGGGCCGACGTGAACGCCGAGGACCCCGACATGTGCGCTCTCTTCTACATGCAG ACTCTCTTCATCCCCGACCTTCCGTTTCTCTTCCAATCCAAAGACCAGCAAGATGTGGGGGATGATGCAGGGGTGGCGGCTCTCCAGCAAGCACGCTGGCGGGTGGAGCATCGTGACGTGCGTCTCCCACCCGTGCCCCACGCCGGCGTCCTCCTTGCCCACCTCGACGGCGTCGCGCTCCCCCACCCGgcggcctcgtcccccacccgcgccccacgccggcgtcctcgtcccccacccgcgCCCCACGctggcgtcctcctccccacctcgaCGGCGTCGCGCTCTTCCACCCCGGCAGCCTCGCCCCCCACCCAGGCAGCACCCCTCCCCCCACGCCAgcggcctcgtcccccacccgcgCCCCACGCCGGCGTCATCCTCCCTAACTCGACGGCATCTCCTCTCCTTCGGCCGACAACAGGCAGGTTGGTTGTCGTGGATCtaagtgttgcaataggtacctcatggtgttgcaatagttatttttggatgttgcaatgGTGA
- the LOC117861457 gene encoding uncharacterized protein isoform X3 has translation MYSLIAAASTAHDHQRASKPRAARAQQQPRSETMAPTPVALVHVESPQTAVPTRAVEPGRTRRIAVAAPPLPAAALQRRTRVVLYYRTGGGVDGGGAPAPARLWEEVCWAKESLSEALADHPEMAGRLRRREDGSWEVKLNDAGMRFAQATAEATLGEFLAAVRDDKDRARSWEAALAPWADVNAEDPDMCALFYMQTLFIPDLPFLFQSKDQQDVGDDAGVAALQQARWRVEHRDVRLPPVPHAGVLLAHLDGVALPHPAASSPTRAPRRRPRPPPAPHAGVLLPTSTASRSSTPAASPPTQAAPLPPRQRPRPPPAPHAGVILPNSTASPLLRPTTGSLTCQQSGVAPTCS, from the exons ATGTACTCTTTAATTGCAGCAGCCTCCACGGCCCACGACCACCAGCGAGCGAGCAAGCCAAGAGCAGCgcgcgcgcagcagcagccgagAAGCGAAACCATGGCCCCTACGCCGGTGGCGCTCGTCCACGTCGAGTCTCCGCAGACCGCCGTGCCAACGCGAGCGGTGGAGCCCGGTCGGACGCGGCGCATCGCCGTGGCCGCGCCCCCGCTCCCCGCGGCCGCGCTGCAGCGGCGCACCCGCGTGGTGCTCTACTACCgcaccggcggtggcgtggacggaggcggcgccccggcgccggcgcgtctGTGGGAGGAGGTATGCTGGGCGAAGGAGTCGCTGAGCGAGGCCCTTGCCGACCACCCGGAGATGGCcggccggctccggcgccgcgaGGACGGGTCATGGGAGGTGAAGCTCAACGACGCCGGCATGAGGTTCGCGCAGGCCACGGCGGAGGCGACCCTCGGCGAGTTCCTGGCGGCGGTCCGGGACGACAAGGACCGGGCGCGCAGCTGGGAGGCCGCGCTGGCGCCGTGGGCCGACGTGAACGCCGAGGACCCCGACATGTGCGCTCTCTTCTACATGCAG ACTCTCTTCATCCCCGACCTTCCGTTTCTCTTCCAATCCAAAGACCAGCAAGATGTGGGGGATGATGCAGGGGTGGCGGCTCTCCAGCAAGCACGCTGGCGGGTGGAGCATCGTGACGTGCGTCTCCCACCCGTGCCCCACGCCGGCGTCCTCCTTGCCCACCTCGACGGCGTCGCGCTCCCCCACCCGgcggcctcgtcccccacccgcgccccacgccggcgtcctcgtcccccacccgcgCCCCACGctggcgtcctcctccccacctcgaCGGCGTCGCGCTCTTCCACCCCGGCAGCCTCGCCCCCCACCCAGGCAGCACCCCTCCCCCCACGCCAgcggcctcgtcccccacccgcgCCCCACGCCGGCGTCATCCTCCCTAACTCGACGGCATCTCCTCTCCTTCGGCCGACAACAGGCAG tctgacttgccagcaatcgggtgttgcaccaacttgttcatga